A segment of the Desulfurellaceae bacterium genome:
GAGCGCGCTGGCTGCGGCGCTGGCCGAACTGGTCCACAAGCCGGCCCTGGCCGACCGCCTGGGGCGGGCCGGCCGGCAGCGGGCGCTGGCCCATTTTGATATCCGGGCTATGGCACGCGCCAACGCGCTGCTGTATGACGAGTTGCTCACACGGTGAAATCATGGCCCAACACCTGTCCACACGCCCTGACGCCCCACCCGTCCCGAATATCCGCGCCGTGCTGGAGCGCTTTTCCCAGGTACGTGTGCTGGTAGTCGGTGATGTGATGCTGGATCGCTACATCTGGGGGCAGGTCGAGCGGATTTCTCCCGAGGCCCCGGTGCCGATCGTGCGGGTCACCGACGAGAGCCTGCGGGCCGGCGGAGCCGGCAACGTCATCACCAACATCCGCGCCCTGGGTGGCCAAGTCATCGCCTGCGGCCTGGTTGGTCGGGATCGGCACGGACGCCGCCTGGTGCACGAGCTGGCCGCCAGCGGGGCCGAGGTCAGCGGCGTCCTGACGAGCCGCAGCATGACGACGATCACCAAGACGCGGATTATCGCCCATAGCCAACAGGTCGTTCGGCTGGATCGCGAGCCGCACCGGACGGTCGAGAGCCGGCTCCGAGCTCGGCTGCGCGCCTTTGTTCGTGGTCACATTGAGGAGTGCGACGTGGTCGTGGTGTCCGACTACGGCAAGGGGGCGATTGACGCCGAGCTGCTCGACCTGTTGGCCACCTCACACCGCCAGCACGGATTTGTGTATGTGATCGACCCCAAACCGCCCAATTTCGCCGCCTACCGGGGGGCGAGTCTGGTCAAACCCAACCTGGCCGAAGCCAGTCAGGCCGCCGGCCTGGCCATTCATGACGAGACCAGTCTGGCCGAGGCAGGCGCGCGACTGCTCGACCGGTGGGATACCCCGGCAGTCCTGATCTCGCGCGGCGAGGGCGGCCTGAGCCTGTTTCAAGCGGGCAAAACGGTCCGCCATTTCCCGACTATGGCGCGCGAGGTTTTTGACGTTACCGGAGCCGGGGACACCGTCCACGCCACCTGTGCGCTGGCCCTCGGGGCCGGCACCTCTCTGGAGGCGGCAACCATCTTCGCCAACCATGCGGCCGGTGTCGTGGTCGGCAAAGTCGGCACCGCCACGGTCAGCCCGGCAGAGCTGCGGGCGGTCCTATGTGAGACATACCCATGCGCAGTATGACAGGCTATGGAAGCGGCAGCGCAGCCTTTCCGGGTGGACGGGTGAGCGCTGAAATACGGACGGTCAACCATCGCTTTTTGGAAATGAAGATGTCGCTGCCGCGCCTCTTTCTGCCCTGGGAAGATGAGTTCCGGCGCCAGCTGAGCGCGCAGGTCGGCCGCGGTCGGCTTGAGCTGTCGCTCAATCTGAGCGGACGGACGCCGCACACCTCCACAGTCTCCCTCAACCGCGACCTGGCTCGGGCCTACCGCCTGGCGTTCAGCGAGCTGCAAAAAGAACTCGGCATCGACACCCCGCTCGACCTGCGGCTGCTGGCCTCGCGGCCGGAGCTGTTCCAGGTCAGCGTCCAGCCCCAGCTCAGTCAGACCGAGCTTGGAGCGGCCAAAAAAGCGGTTGACAGGGCCCTGCGTAGCCTGGAGCGCCAGCGTAGCCGGGAGGGCAGATTTCTGCGCCGCGAGCTGCGCGGCCGGCTCCAGACCTTGAGCCGGTTTGGACGGGCGGCCGCCCGCCGTAGCGGCCGGAGCCAGACGGCCGCCCGCCGGCGGCTGGCCGAGCGGGTCCAAACCTTTTTGGCTGACACCCAGCTCGACCAGTCGCGCCTGCTCCAGGAGGTGGTGGTAGCCACCCAGAAGAGCGATATCACCGAAGAGCTGGTCCGTTTACAGAGCCATGTGGAGACCATGATGGATCTCATTGCCAGCCATGAACCGGTCGGCAAACGCCTGGACTTTCTGCTGCAAGAGATCAACCGCGAGGTCAATACGATCGGCGCCAAGGCCGATGACGCCCCGCTCCGCCATTTGGTCGTTGAGGCCAAAGAGGAGGTAGAAAAATTGCGCGAACAAGTGCAGAATGTAGAGTAACTGTATGTCGCGTCAGGCTCACCGTTTCTGCTTTCCCCGACAGGGGGTGCTTTTTCTGCTCTCGGCTCCTTCCGGAACGGGCAAAACCACGCTGGCCCAGCGGCTGCTGGAGCGGGTGAGCGGGCTGTCGGTCTCGGTCTCGTATACTACCCGCCCGCCCCGGCCCGGAGAGGTCGACGGACGGGCGTATCACTTTGTGAGCGAAGCCGAGTTTGCGCGGTTGCGCCGAGCCCACGCCTTTGTCGAATGGGCCGAGGTCCACGGCGCGCTGTACGGTACTGCCCACGCCGTCCTCGACGCCGCCGTGTCACGTGGCCGCGACCTGCTGCTTGAGATCGATGTCCAGGGGGCGCGACACATCAAAAGCCGTTATCCGCAGGCAGTGGCGATTTTTATTCTGCCACCGTCATGGCAGGAGCTTGAGCGACGGC
Coding sequences within it:
- a CDS encoding YicC family protein yields the protein MRSMTGYGSGSAAFPGGRVSAEIRTVNHRFLEMKMSLPRLFLPWEDEFRRQLSAQVGRGRLELSLNLSGRTPHTSTVSLNRDLARAYRLAFSELQKELGIDTPLDLRLLASRPELFQVSVQPQLSQTELGAAKKAVDRALRSLERQRSREGRFLRRELRGRLQTLSRFGRAAARRSGRSQTAARRRLAERVQTFLADTQLDQSRLLQEVVVATQKSDITEELVRLQSHVETMMDLIASHEPVGKRLDFLLQEINREVNTIGAKADDAPLRHLVVEAKEEVEKLREQVQNVE
- the gmk gene encoding guanylate kinase produces the protein MSRQAHRFCFPRQGVLFLLSAPSGTGKTTLAQRLLERVSGLSVSVSYTTRPPRPGEVDGRAYHFVSEAEFARLRRAHAFVEWAEVHGALYGTAHAVLDAAVSRGRDLLLEIDVQGARHIKSRYPQAVAIFILPPSWQELERRLRKRATDSAQTIARRLTRGRQEARQLARYDYCVVNEQLDETEADLVAIIRTERTRIARFTQSVTLQSLLGPQPDCSSTAPTLVSPDGYEQP
- the rfaE1 gene encoding D-glycero-beta-D-manno-heptose-7-phosphate kinase, producing MAQHLSTRPDAPPVPNIRAVLERFSQVRVLVVGDVMLDRYIWGQVERISPEAPVPIVRVTDESLRAGGAGNVITNIRALGGQVIACGLVGRDRHGRRLVHELAASGAEVSGVLTSRSMTTITKTRIIAHSQQVVRLDREPHRTVESRLRARLRAFVRGHIEECDVVVVSDYGKGAIDAELLDLLATSHRQHGFVYVIDPKPPNFAAYRGASLVKPNLAEASQAAGLAIHDETSLAEAGARLLDRWDTPAVLISRGEGGLSLFQAGKTVRHFPTMAREVFDVTGAGDTVHATCALALGAGTSLEAATIFANHAAGVVVGKVGTATVSPAELRAVLCETYPCAV